From the genome of Mucilaginibacter paludis DSM 18603:
AAAAATGGCCTCACTACCTCCGGAAAAGCCTCTTTTAGTGTTGATTTAGCTGCCTGATATCAGGTTGAGATATGCCTTGCGTCATTTTATTGCCATTGCTTTGTCCGCATATTTGTTTAACAAATTTCAACGCCATGTTAGGTTATACCATCAAGATAAACCAGGTAATAACATTTATTATCATTATCGCCATGATTATTTTAGCTATCCTATCAGCCATCAAAGTTTATGGGCCGGCTTTAAACCAGTTTTATCATTAGCATACATTTATAACCCATGTTGCAGGTTATTGATAAGGGGAGATTGCACCCGTTGCAAAAGCCTGCAACCTTGTTAATTGACTTACCTCATCAGTTCTGGATGCTATGATACGATATCCTGTCAAAATCAACAATGCAACGAAGCTCATCGTTGTAAGCGTTATGGTTATCATTGCTATAATTTTGGCCTTTAAATTATACGGGTAGGGCAGGTGCACAGCCTAATCGAGCGACCGGAACCTCAAATCCCCGTGTAAGGATGGTGCCGGGTTTTGCTTGTTCTGCAAAATATCAATGCTTTCTTTTTTAGTAGAAATTTCTCCGTAACTGTGTTTTGCAGGTGTGGCCGAGCGGTTTTTAGGTAATGTTTGGCCAGGGTTATTGATGTTACAGCCTGTAATAAAAAAAACGGATATCAAAAAAAGCAGTATACCCGCTTTGGAGGGTATACCACTTTTTAAAATATTGTTTTTCATAGTGATAAGGTATAGGTTATACAAATGTATTTAATGCAAAATGCGTTTCCTATACGTACCAGTACTGATTTTTAATGTTTAAACATTAAATAAAGGGCCTATAAAAAAAAGCTCCCCGGAATACCGGAGAGCTTTTAAATATTAGCGCTTTAAGCTACGGCCTTTCGGCATCAGCTTAATTAAGCATGTTGTTGCCTGCGGATGATGTTTAAAGCGCCACCGGCTTTAAACCACTCGATTTGCTGTGCATTGTAAGTATGGTTTACTTCGATGGTATCGGTTAAGCCGCCTTTATGGTGTATCACAATATGCAAAGGTTTGCCAGGAGTAAAATCCTGTAAGCCGATAATATCAAAAGTATCATCTTCTAATATTTTATCGTAATCGGCAGGGTTTGCAAAGGTTAGGCCCAGCATACCTTGTTTTTTAAGGTTGGTTTCGTGTATCCGTGCAAACGATTTTACCAGGATAGCTCTAACACCAAGGTGACGGGGCTCCATAGCCGCGTGCTCACGTGATGAACCTTCGCCATAGTTTTCATCGCCCACTACGATCGATCCGATGCCATGGGCCTTGTAATCGCGCTGTGTAGCCGGTACTGGTCCGTATTCGCCGGTTAATTCATTTTTAACGGTATCAGCCTTGTCGTTAAAATAGTTGATGGCACCAATTAACATGTTGTTTGATATGTTATCCAGGTGGCCACGGAACTTTAACCATGGGCCGGCCATCGATATATGGTCGGTAGTACATTTGCCCTTAGCTTTGATCAGCAACTTCAAACCTAAAATATCGGTACCTTCCCAGGCAGCAAACGGATCAAGCAGTTGCAGGCGGGTTGATTTAGGATCAACCTTCACTTCAACAGTGCTGCCATCTTCGGCAGGGGCCTGATAACCGGCATCCTCTACCGCAAAACCTTTAACAGGTAATTCAATACCCATAGGCTCATCAAATTTAACTTGCTCGCCATCGTTATTGGTTAAATAATCGGTAAGCGGGTTAAAAGTTAAATCGCCGGCAATGGCAAAAGCAGTTACGATCTCCGGCGAAGCCACAAACGCGTGGGTATTGGGGTTACCATCCTGGCGTTTGGCAAAGTTACGGTTAAACGAAGTAATGATCGAGTTTTTGCGCGAAGGGTCATCGGTATGACGAGCCCATTGGCCAATACAAGGGCCGCAGGCATTAGCCAATACAACGCCGCCCATGCTTTCAAAAGTTTTAAGGTAGCCATCGCGTTCAACGGTATAGCGTACCAGCTCAGAACCCGGTGTAATGGTAAACTCGGCCGATGTTTTGATGTTTTTGCTGATGGCCTGGCTGGCTATAGAAGCCGCGCGGGTAATATCCTCATAAGATGAGTTGGTACATGAGCCTATCAAACCAACTTCTAATTTAGTAGGCCAGTTGTTTTCTTTAACTGCTTGCGCAAATTTTGAAATAGGCCAAGCCAAATCCGGTGTGAAGGGGCCGTTTACATGCGGCTCCAGCTCGCTCAGGTTAATTTCAATAACCTGGTCAAAGTATAATTCGGGGTTAGCGTAAACTTCAGGGTCGCCGGTTAAGTGTTCTTTAACCGCGTTAGCTAAGTCAGCAATATCGCCACGTTCAGTACCGCGCAGGTAAGCTTCAGATTTGGTATCATAACCAAAAATAGAAGTAGTAGCGCCAATTTCGGCACCCATATTACAAATGGTACCTTTACCAGTTGCCGATAACGATTGTGCACCTTCGCCAAAATACTCTACAATAGCGCCGGTACCACCCTTTACAGTCAGGATACCTGCCACACGCAGAATAATATCTTTAGCCGATGTCCAGCCGCTCATTTTTCCGGTTAATTTTACACCAATCAGCTTAGGGAATTTAAGTTCCCAGGGCAATCCGGCCATTACGTCGCAGGCATCGGCACCGCCAACACCAATGGCAACCATACCCAAACCACCCGCGTTAGGCGTGTGCGAATCGGTACCGATCATCATTCCGCCCGGAAAAGCGTAATTTTCTAAAACCACCTGGTGTATAATACCTGCACCCGGTTTCCAGAAACCGATACCATATTTATCCGACACCGAGGCCAGAAAATCATAAACTTCTTTATTTTGATCTTTCGCTGTGCTCAAATCCTTATCGGCACCAATTTTAGCCTGTATCAGGTGGTCGCAATGTACGGTTGATGGTACGGCTACTTGCGGGCGGCCTGCTTGCATAAATTGCAAAAGCGCCATTTGCGCCGTAGCATCCTGCATGGCAACGCGGTCTGGTGCAAAATCTACATAATCAACACCACGGCTGTAAGCATGTGTAGCTGCGCCTTCGGTAAGGTGGGTGTATAAAATTTTCTCAGTAAGAGTAAGGGGTTTACCTACCGTGTTACGGGCTGCTTCGACGCGACTGCCGAGGCTGGCGTAAACCTTTTTAATCATATCTAAATCAAAAGCCATTATATTGATTTTATGGGTGAAAGTAAATAAAAAGTGGATTTTTAAGGCCACTTTTTAAGGTTTGGGCGAATTTACAAAAAATGCGAAGTAAAAGAACCCTTTATAGGTGTCAAGTTTTATTTGGATATATTCTAAATAACAAACAGCAAGGGCGCATCATTACAGATAAATTGGTGACTGGCCTTTTTTATGCCGCTCGCATAGTACACACCCCTTCGCCCCTTGCCATTTCCATCAATCGCTCGTATAGAACACACCCCTCCGCCCCTCTCGAGAGCATAGCCGTCAATTTAAGTAGCTGTACTCATATATTGTTGATTTTCAGTTATTTAATTTTTAGGCGCGGTTTGCCCGCATGGGCAAACCTATGTATTTTTACTCTCATATTTTTCGTTTTTTAAGGCGGGGAGGTTTAGATGACCCCGCCTTTCTTATTTTTGTTTAACTATCTAAATATAGTATTTAAATATCTAATAATCAAATACTTATTACAATTTCTTCTATTTTTAACCTATGTTTTCTGTGCTCTTTTGAAAGGTGCTTTAAGTTTAATTTCTCCAACAGAGCTAACCACTTTGAGCATATCCCTAAAAGCTGCGCTCGCAATTCTTCTTTCGTAGAAGCGATTAGTCGATGCACCTTTAAAACACTAATTTGACCTATCTTACCGATAGCCATGCATATTTTCCAACTCAAAACTGCCCAGATCAACTTACTGTATAATATACTGGTTATACGATCCGAACTTCCTTTGGGGAACGTGTGTATCTTTAAAAACGACTTCCATGCTTTAAAAACCAATTCTATCTGCCATCGCAGGTGATATAACTTTTGGATCAATTCAGCGCTATATTTTTCGCTCACCAGGTTGGTAACAATAAAGTTAAACCCTGCCCGCTCTTTGAATCCCTTACTGGTGGTACTGCCTTTCTTTTTATTGTACTTTTCAGTATTGGCTATCCGCCTTGCCTTGAGCTCTTCACTTACCGGTTCTATTATTATCCTTACCGGCATCTTATCAGCTCCGATATATACCTGTTGATCAAATACCGCCGGTTATGCCTTGTAGTTTCGACAACTCTAACTTTTGGTATTGGTCGTCCTTTAATAGATAAATCGTTGTTTTCGGACATAATTTATTAATAAAGAAAGCTTTGACTTTGTTAATATTGTTCATATAACTCAAGTGAGTGTAACCCAGATCTCTCATATATAATACCCCCGGCTGAATTGATGCCTTGTCCAGATGACTCTCACCCTGGTCATTTGCGTTGGCCGGAGTTACTTTGATATCGCTTTTACCACTTTTGATTTCAAATTCAAATTGTACAGATGCTCCCGCTTTCATCCCACTTCCTTTTGTTCCGGGGAATGTCTCTGCAATAACTTCCGGCAACGCGAAACGGGTAGAATCTTTGATACGGATCTCCAAGCCCTGTGTTTGCTCTTGCGGTAACTCAACTGCTATTAATTGCTCAAAAACGGCTTGTACAAACTTTGTCATATTGCTGTGATGTCTTTGATGCAATGCCTGCTTCGAAATATCAAGCCCATCCCTCCGCATTAACTGCATACTCATGCCGTTAAACGATTGATCTCCATCAAATAACGCCATATCCAATAGTTCCTTGCCTCCCACTTTTCGTTTGCGTTGTATAGCCTCTGTTTTACGGGCCAGGCCATCTAACACCGTTGGTTCAAATAGTTCCGAACTCATTCGCTCGAATAATGACTGCAATTTTGCAGTTCCGATTCTTGCTCTAAAAAAATTTTATCCCTTTTTTTTCTAAAGTTGACGGCTATGCTCTCGAGAGGGGAATCGCACGGGCCGCCGCTTTTTTTTATATTACATTGATAATGAGCGATTTATTCAGATCCCTCTTGAGAGGGGGTGGGCTGGGCATTGCGGCTGCAGGGGTGTGTTCACCGAGCGACGAACTCTGCAACCTGAGTGAACTGCTTAAATAATGGTAGCGTACCTACGGGCGGCTTTGGACTGCCCGATCCTTCCGCCCACAGGCCAGTTCCCGGCCCGGCGTGCAGTCAGGCCTTTGCGCACTTTTCCTATCTGCGCTTGGTAATCTATAAGGTTCAAACGTCATCCCTGTTTTTTTTCAAATGGCCGGGTCTGTCACTCATAGCCCGGTGATGGTCGTGCTGGCAAGAACCCTAATTTGATTACGATACATTAAATTAAAAGGGGTACCGAGAGATTGGCGGATTAGCGCGTAACACCTACATTTTTGTCGCAATACCCATTTATTGCGACACTTTTGGATGAGTTTTTGTCGCAATACTTAGTATCGCGACAAAATAAAATTTACAAAATTCAGGCAGGCCATTTTTTAACAGCTATTTGTTAGCTGAGCCCTTGTCATGAAAATCATTCTATCAGTGAATGTAAGATCACTAAATTTAACTCCACATCTATCGGCGGCTAATACCAGGAATTATTTAAACCTAATGGCCTTAACCGGCGATATGCTGCTCACCAGCATTGACGGAACAATGAGCACCAGCAAACAGATAACCAGTGTACCGATGTTAAGGAACACAATATCCTGCCAGTCGATCTGGATGGGCACAAAGCTCATGTAGTAGGATGCCTGGTCGAGCTTAAACAGGTGTGTTTTAAACTGCAGCATGCCCAGGCCCAGGCCAAACACATTACCTAACAAAAGGCCGAAGCCGATGAGGAAGAAAGCATTGGTTAAAAATATTTTCTGGATGGTCCAGTTGGTGGCGCCCATGGCTTTAAACATCCCAATCATGCTGGTACGCTCCAGGATCATGATCAGCAGGGCAGATATCATGTTAATTACCGCCACCAATAACATCAATATCAATATAATACGGGTGTTAACATCCAATAGCTGCAACCAGTCGAAAATGGTTTGGTAGCTCTCGGTAATGGTAACCGAGCGCAAGGCCACCGGGATGATATTGCCGATAGCCGAATTAATATTGGTTAGCTGGTTAAAATCGGTCACCCGTATCTCGTAGCCACCAATCTGGTTATCGTTCCAGTTGTTGAGCCTTTTAATCAACGAGAGGTCGCCAATCACAAAGGTTTTATCAACTTCCTCTACGCCGATATCAAAAATGCCCACTATCCTGAATTTACGTTTCCGTAAAGGCTCCTGTACAAAATACATTAAAAAATCATCACCAACTTTAAGCTTTAACCGGTTAGCGGTGTATTGTGATATCAGGATCTGCTTCTGCGCATCAACCGGATCTTTAAAGTTAATTACGGTGCCCGTTACCAGCATCGCCTTGATAAAAGCCCAGTTGTAATGCTCATCTATCCCTTTCATCACCACGCCTTCAATTTCGTTATTGGCCTTGATGATGCCGTTTTTGGTAGCAAAAGGCGCTATGCTCACCAGCTGCCTGTTGGCCCTGCACCGGCTTACAAAGGTATCGTTAGCGGTAATGGGCGAGTTTTCGAACGAGGCATTTAAATCGAGCTTGGCAACCTGGATATCGCCCGCAAAGCCGCGGATCTTCTCGCGCACCTCGCTTTTAAAACCCTTCACTATCGCTACAGAAAGTATCATCACACCCAAACCGAGCATAATACCAATAATGGCAATGCGCACTATCAATTTAGAGAAGGTACGCTTGGAGCGGAACGAAATGCGGGAAGCTATGAAAGAAGCAAAATTCAAGACAGGAAACGTTTTTTTTGTACTTTAGCAAATATGCGGATTTTTTTGTTGGTTCATAACGAGTTCGGCAGTTGAGGAAGCTTTGTTAACTACATCACGCGTTTTTTATCAAAATATCAAACCCGAAACAACATAGCCACACAACCTAATAACTCAATAACATAATAACCAATAACAGCCTCATAAACAATAACCACTATTTAACACACAATGATGAAGATAATATTTATGGGCACCCCGGAGTTTGCAGTAGCATCGTTAGATGCGCTGGTTAAGGCGGGCAACAATATAGTGGCTGTAATAACCGCGCCTGATAAACCGGCAGGCAGGGGGCAAAAAATAAACGAATCGGCGGTAAAACAATACGCGGTAAACAACGGCCTCAAAGTTTTGCAACCCGAAAAACTGCGGAACCCCGAATTTTTAGCCGAGCTGAAGGCTTTACAAGCCGACCTGCAGGTGGTAGTAGCCTTCCGGATGCTGCCCGAAGTGGTATGGAGCATGCCGCCCAAAGGCACCATTAACCTGCATGCCTCGTTATTACCGCATTACCGTGGGGCCGCGCCTATTAACTGGGCGGTTATTAATGGCGAAAAACAGAGCGGCGTAAGCACTTTTTTTCTAAAACAGGAAATTGATACCGGCGATATTTTATTTACCGAGAGCGTACCCATTAGCGAAACCGATACCGCCGGCGACCTGCATGATACCCTGATGGCTACCGGAGCCGCCTTATTGGTTAAAACCGTTAAAGCCATTGAAACCGGCGACTACCAGGAACAGCCCCAGCAAGCTTTAGCCGAAGGCATTGAACTGAAACACGCCCCCAAAATATTTAAAGAAACCTGCGAAATAAGCTGGCTGCAATCTACCGAAAGTGTGTATAACCTGATCCGCGGGTTAAGCCCCTATCCTACGGCCTTTACAGTGCTGAACGGCAAAGTATTCAAGATATTTAAGGCCGATAAGCAAATGAGCGAGCCCGGCATATCAGCCGGTGGCTTTTTAACCGACCAGAAAACTTTTTTAAAATTTGCCTGCACCGATGGCTTTATATGCCCCACAGATGTACAACTGG
Proteins encoded in this window:
- a CDS encoding aconitate hydratase; translated protein: MAFDLDMIKKVYASLGSRVEAARNTVGKPLTLTEKILYTHLTEGAATHAYSRGVDYVDFAPDRVAMQDATAQMALLQFMQAGRPQVAVPSTVHCDHLIQAKIGADKDLSTAKDQNKEVYDFLASVSDKYGIGFWKPGAGIIHQVVLENYAFPGGMMIGTDSHTPNAGGLGMVAIGVGGADACDVMAGLPWELKFPKLIGVKLTGKMSGWTSAKDIILRVAGILTVKGGTGAIVEYFGEGAQSLSATGKGTICNMGAEIGATTSIFGYDTKSEAYLRGTERGDIADLANAVKEHLTGDPEVYANPELYFDQVIEINLSELEPHVNGPFTPDLAWPISKFAQAVKENNWPTKLEVGLIGSCTNSSYEDITRAASIASQAISKNIKTSAEFTITPGSELVRYTVERDGYLKTFESMGGVVLANACGPCIGQWARHTDDPSRKNSIITSFNRNFAKRQDGNPNTHAFVASPEIVTAFAIAGDLTFNPLTDYLTNNDGEQVKFDEPMGIELPVKGFAVEDAGYQAPAEDGSTVEVKVDPKSTRLQLLDPFAAWEGTDILGLKLLIKAKGKCTTDHISMAGPWLKFRGHLDNISNNMLIGAINYFNDKADTVKNELTGEYGPVPATQRDYKAHGIGSIVVGDENYGEGSSREHAAMEPRHLGVRAILVKSFARIHETNLKKQGMLGLTFANPADYDKILEDDTFDIIGLQDFTPGKPLHIVIHHKGGLTDTIEVNHTYNAQQIEWFKAGGALNIIRRQQHA
- a CDS encoding transposase translates to MPVRIIIEPVSEELKARRIANTEKYNKKKGSTTSKGFKERAGFNFIVTNLVSEKYSAELIQKLYHLRWQIELVFKAWKSFLKIHTFPKGSSDRITSILYSKLIWAVLSWKICMAIGKIGQISVLKVHRLIASTKEELRAQLLGICSKWLALLEKLNLKHLSKEHRKHRLKIEEIVISI
- a CDS encoding ABC transporter permease translates to MNFASFIASRISFRSKRTFSKLIVRIAIIGIMLGLGVMILSVAIVKGFKSEVREKIRGFAGDIQVAKLDLNASFENSPITANDTFVSRCRANRQLVSIAPFATKNGIIKANNEIEGVVMKGIDEHYNWAFIKAMLVTGTVINFKDPVDAQKQILISQYTANRLKLKVGDDFLMYFVQEPLRKRKFRIVGIFDIGVEEVDKTFVIGDLSLIKRLNNWNDNQIGGYEIRVTDFNQLTNINSAIGNIIPVALRSVTITESYQTIFDWLQLLDVNTRIILILMLLVAVINMISALLIMILERTSMIGMFKAMGATNWTIQKIFLTNAFFLIGFGLLLGNVFGLGLGMLQFKTHLFKLDQASYYMSFVPIQIDWQDIVFLNIGTLVICLLVLIVPSMLVSSISPVKAIRFK
- the fmt gene encoding methionyl-tRNA formyltransferase; amino-acid sequence: MKIIFMGTPEFAVASLDALVKAGNNIVAVITAPDKPAGRGQKINESAVKQYAVNNGLKVLQPEKLRNPEFLAELKALQADLQVVVAFRMLPEVVWSMPPKGTINLHASLLPHYRGAAPINWAVINGEKQSGVSTFFLKQEIDTGDILFTESVPISETDTAGDLHDTLMATGAALLVKTVKAIETGDYQEQPQQALAEGIELKHAPKIFKETCEISWLQSTESVYNLIRGLSPYPTAFTVLNGKVFKIFKADKQMSEPGISAGGFLTDQKTFLKFACTDGFICPTDVQLEGKKRMGIEEFLRGVRL